In Anaerolineales bacterium, the following proteins share a genomic window:
- a CDS encoding response regulator: MDKKKILVVEDNIDNYELMRVILEHGGYDVFLAVNGRDGVDAARLQKPDLILMDLGLPEMDGWDAAERIKANAATKDIPLYAITAHTLPRDRFRALQAGCDGYFTKPLNVQGLLEEVGNALDKKKKSKRRPRKLIF, encoded by the coding sequence ATGGACAAGAAAAAGATACTCGTCGTCGAAGACAACATCGATAATTACGAACTGATGCGCGTGATCCTCGAGCACGGCGGCTATGACGTTTTTCTCGCGGTGAACGGGCGCGATGGCGTGGACGCGGCGCGCCTGCAAAAGCCCGATCTGATTTTGATGGACCTCGGTCTGCCTGAAATGGACGGCTGGGACGCGGCGGAACGCATCAAAGCGAACGCGGCGACCAAAGATATTCCGCTGTACGCGATCACCGCGCACACTCTGCCGCGTGACCGCTTCCGCGCCTTGCAAGCGGGTTGCGACGGCTACTTTACGAAGCCTTTGAATGTGCAAGGGTTGTTGGAAGAGGTGGGGAACGCGTTGGATAAGAAAAAGAAGAGCAAGCGGCGCCCGCGTAAGTTGATTTTTTGA
- a CDS encoding UDP-glucose/GDP-mannose dehydrogenase family protein has protein sequence MKQICVVGVGYVGLVTGACFADLGNRVIALDVDAKRIENLNKGIMPIYEPGLEELVRRNVKAGRLSFTTSYADALKGAEFAFIAVGTPEGVDGAADLQYVEVAARSLAQHMSAPLIIINKSTVPIGTGDWVADIVKSAQPQPIDFSVVSCPEFLREGSAIADFMAPHRNVIGSLDKDAANKVAQLHLPLRAPIVITDLRTAEMIKYASNAFLAAKISFINELADVCEAYGADVKEVAAGMGYDARIGRHFLDAGLGWGGSCFPKDVQALAFMAKQKGLNPRILNDVVDVNYDRRRDVPTQVEKLLGGNLKGKTVGMLGLAFKENTDDMRDAPSVDISNALIAAGAKVRAYDPVAREVAAPMMPAVEIVADVYEMAKGCDALVVVTPWNEFKQLDLEKVKSLLKTPVIYDGRNIYDPARMSEMGFTYRAIGRPSNNGRA, from the coding sequence ATGAAACAAATTTGCGTTGTCGGCGTTGGGTACGTCGGTCTGGTGACTGGCGCCTGTTTTGCCGACCTGGGGAACCGCGTTATCGCGTTGGATGTGGACGCGAAGCGCATCGAAAATCTCAACAAAGGCATCATGCCGATCTACGAGCCAGGGCTGGAGGAACTCGTGCGGCGCAACGTGAAGGCAGGCAGGCTGTCGTTCACAACGTCTTATGCCGACGCGCTCAAAGGCGCGGAGTTCGCTTTCATCGCGGTGGGGACTCCCGAAGGCGTAGACGGCGCGGCGGATTTGCAATACGTGGAGGTCGCTGCGCGCTCGCTTGCTCAACATATGAGCGCGCCGCTGATCATCATCAACAAATCCACGGTTCCCATCGGGACGGGGGACTGGGTCGCCGACATTGTGAAGTCTGCCCAGCCTCAGCCGATTGACTTCTCTGTGGTGTCTTGCCCCGAGTTTTTGCGCGAAGGTTCAGCCATCGCGGACTTCATGGCTCCGCATCGCAACGTGATCGGCTCGCTCGATAAAGACGCGGCGAACAAGGTGGCGCAGTTGCATTTGCCATTGCGCGCGCCGATTGTCATCACCGACTTGCGGACTGCTGAAATGATCAAGTACGCGAGCAATGCCTTCCTCGCCGCGAAGATCTCGTTCATCAATGAATTGGCGGATGTGTGCGAGGCTTACGGCGCGGACGTGAAAGAGGTTGCCGCGGGCATGGGCTACGACGCGCGCATCGGGCGTCACTTCCTCGATGCGGGTCTGGGTTGGGGCGGTTCGTGCTTCCCGAAAGACGTGCAGGCGCTGGCGTTCATGGCGAAACAAAAAGGACTCAACCCGCGCATCCTCAACGATGTGGTGGACGTAAACTACGACCGCCGACGCGACGTGCCGACGCAAGTGGAAAAATTGCTCGGCGGAAATTTGAAAGGCAAGACGGTCGGTATGCTTGGGCTGGCGTTCAAAGAAAACACAGACGATATGCGTGATGCGCCGTCGGTGGATATTTCCAACGCGTTGATCGCCGCAGGCGCGAAAGTGCGGGCATATGACCCTGTGGCGCGTGAAGTCGCCGCGCCGATGATGCCCGCCGTTGAAATTGTCGCTGACGTTTACGAAATGGCAAAGGGCTGCGACGCGCTGGTCGTCGTCACGCCGTGGAACGAGTTCAAACAACTCGACCTTGAAAAGGTCAAGTCATTGTTGAAAACGCCCGTCATTTACGATGGGCGCAATATCTACGATCCCGCTCGCATGTCTGAGATGGGCTTCACCTATCGCGCGATCGGTCGTCCCTCCAACAACGGGCGCGCATAG